A single genomic interval of Dyella sp. GSA-30 harbors:
- a CDS encoding GNAT family N-acetyltransferase → MIEARFHESIADLPAAAWDALLPDDNPFLSHAFLSALETTGCIRDDFGWRAHHLVLHEGDKLVAAAPLYLKGNSHGEFVFDWSWAGAWERAGGDYYPKLLNAVPYSPVTGARLLVGNTAESDLRRQALVAAMRAQVDRYGLSSAHANFLTDDDLPAFDEHWLARSDVQFHWPNRGYSDFGDFLAALNHKKRKNIRHERGQVMQSGMRIEMRGGDSLDAEQWHQIHALYESTFDAKGNHAALTEAFFVDLGQRLGDRVQVAIARSGSTIFAMAMFLRSSHTLYGRYWGATVDLPGLHFELCYYQGIAYAIEHGLQRFEPGAQGEHKLARGFLPVRTHSRHYLADEGFRDAVRQALKREALHMDGYAQDLMEHSPYAQR, encoded by the coding sequence GTGATCGAAGCCCGCTTCCACGAAAGCATCGCCGACTTGCCCGCTGCCGCCTGGGATGCCCTGCTCCCGGATGACAATCCTTTTCTGTCGCATGCGTTTCTGTCGGCGCTGGAAACCACCGGCTGCATCCGGGACGATTTTGGCTGGCGCGCGCATCACCTCGTGCTGCATGAAGGCGACAAGCTGGTCGCCGCCGCGCCGCTTTACCTCAAGGGCAATTCGCACGGCGAGTTCGTGTTCGACTGGAGCTGGGCGGGCGCCTGGGAGCGCGCCGGTGGCGACTACTATCCCAAGCTGCTCAACGCCGTGCCCTATTCGCCGGTGACCGGCGCGCGTCTATTGGTCGGCAACACGGCCGAAAGCGATCTGCGACGCCAGGCGCTGGTTGCAGCCATGCGCGCCCAGGTCGATCGCTACGGTCTGTCATCGGCGCACGCGAACTTTCTTACCGATGACGATCTGCCAGCGTTTGACGAACACTGGCTGGCACGCTCGGATGTGCAGTTTCACTGGCCCAACCGCGGCTACAGCGATTTCGGCGATTTTCTCGCGGCGCTCAATCACAAGAAGCGCAAGAACATCCGCCATGAACGTGGCCAGGTCATGCAGAGCGGCATGCGCATCGAAATGCGCGGCGGCGATTCGCTCGACGCCGAGCAGTGGCATCAGATCCATGCGCTGTACGAATCGACGTTCGACGCCAAGGGCAATCATGCTGCGTTGACCGAAGCTTTTTTCGTCGACCTGGGCCAACGCCTGGGCGATCGTGTCCAGGTGGCGATCGCACGCAGCGGCTCGACCATCTTTGCGATGGCGATGTTCTTGCGCAGCAGTCACACCTTGTACGGACGTTACTGGGGCGCCACGGTCGACCTGCCCGGCCTGCACTTCGAGCTGTGCTACTACCAGGGCATCGCCTATGCGATCGAACATGGTCTGCAACGGTTCGAACCGGGCGCGCAGGGCGAACACAAGCTCGCACGCGGGTTTCTGCCGGTGCGCACGCATTCACGCCACTATCTTGCCGACGAAGGTTTTCGCGACGCAGTACGCCAGGCCTTGAAACGCGAGGCCTTGCATATGGATGGGTATGCACAGGATTTGATGGAGCATAGTCCGTATGCGCAGCGGTGA
- a CDS encoding alpha/beta hydrolase, translating to MIKPASVALYVATLCAAHAATFPTVPSIEYTHAHTLVDIDHGRRLNLFCLGQGAPTVIFEAGLGEDSIAFRKVQRAVAGFTRACSYDRAGFGFSDAAQRPSDALHIVDDLHRLIHRAPLTTPVVLVGHSSGGLYESLYAASFPNDVAGLLFVDPAFVGQDDVITANWTAAEKQAWKAEDANDMDQARQCLAWATQGKLQRPQHAACLDDPPNPDQLIHRALDRESSQAKQQAAYVSEMEQGIAPPGGGLSPTELEVRHAHPNFGDMPLVVLTAGNQFHDYPLAQASAARAAWMAGHDRIANLSTQGRNILIPLSGHDIQGDRPDAVVKYIRQMVMRIRKGACAPEKKAAAVG from the coding sequence TTGATCAAGCCCGCCTCGGTCGCACTCTACGTAGCCACCCTATGCGCCGCACACGCAGCCACCTTCCCTACCGTGCCATCGATCGAATATACCCACGCCCACACCCTGGTCGACATCGATCACGGCCGACGACTGAATCTCTTCTGCCTGGGCCAAGGCGCGCCGACGGTCATTTTCGAAGCCGGGTTGGGCGAAGACTCGATAGCGTTTCGCAAAGTCCAACGGGCCGTGGCGGGTTTTACGCGCGCCTGCTCGTATGATCGTGCGGGCTTCGGTTTCAGCGACGCCGCGCAACGACCCTCCGATGCGTTGCATATCGTCGACGACCTGCATCGGTTGATTCATCGTGCCCCGCTGACAACACCGGTTGTACTCGTCGGTCACTCGAGCGGCGGCCTCTACGAAAGTCTTTACGCCGCAAGCTTTCCCAACGATGTCGCGGGCCTGCTATTTGTCGACCCGGCGTTTGTCGGACAAGACGACGTCATTACCGCGAATTGGACAGCTGCGGAAAAACAGGCGTGGAAGGCAGAGGACGCCAACGATATGGATCAGGCCAGGCAATGTCTTGCGTGGGCCACGCAAGGCAAGCTGCAGCGGCCTCAGCATGCCGCCTGCCTGGACGATCCGCCCAATCCGGACCAGCTCATTCACCGTGCGCTCGATCGCGAAAGCAGTCAGGCCAAACAACAGGCCGCGTATGTATCGGAAATGGAACAAGGTATCGCTCCGCCCGGCGGCGGCCTTTCGCCCACCGAACTCGAAGTTCGCCATGCGCACCCGAATTTCGGTGACATGCCGCTGGTGGTGCTGACGGCCGGAAATCAATTTCACGACTACCCGCTGGCGCAAGCCAGCGCCGCCCGAGCTGCCTGGATGGCTGGCCACGACCGCATCGCAAATCTGTCCACCCAGGGTCGCAATATTTTGATTCCGCTCAGCGGGCACGACATCCAGGGAGATCGCCCCGATGCGGTCGTGAAATACATCAGGCAAATGGTGATGCGGATAAGAAAGGGCGCATGCGCACCCGAGAAAAAAGCCGCCGCCGTAGGTTAG
- the aat gene encoding leucyl/phenylalanyl-tRNA--protein transferase has protein sequence MSATLTLPLLDSTRPERFPNPRNALREPNGLLAFGGDLTPRRLLAAYSQGIFPWFNDDEPILWWSPDPRCVFHTAELHANRSLRRLLGRQRWRVTIDHAFREVVEACASPRPGQIGTWIIPAMVQAYVALHKTGHAHSVEVWDGERLVGGVYGVAVGRLFCGESMFSRESGGSKLALIALARLLRGWDFPLIDAQVTNPHLLSMGAVEYPRAQFLRVVAQLNHLPGQPGNWSEFTPQLLARLCDEGLVAGDAI, from the coding sequence ATGTCAGCAACGCTCACCCTGCCCCTACTCGACAGCACGCGGCCGGAGCGCTTCCCCAACCCGCGCAACGCGCTGCGCGAGCCCAATGGGCTGTTGGCGTTTGGCGGCGATCTGACTCCGCGCCGGTTGTTGGCCGCGTACTCGCAGGGCATCTTTCCGTGGTTCAACGACGACGAGCCGATTCTGTGGTGGTCGCCCGATCCGCGCTGCGTTTTTCATACCGCCGAACTGCACGCCAACCGCAGCCTGCGACGGCTGTTGGGCCGCCAACGCTGGCGCGTCACCATCGACCATGCCTTCCGTGAGGTGGTCGAAGCCTGCGCCTCGCCACGGCCGGGACAGATCGGGACCTGGATCATTCCGGCCATGGTCCAGGCCTATGTGGCGCTGCATAAGACCGGCCATGCGCATAGCGTGGAAGTATGGGATGGCGAGCGGCTGGTCGGTGGCGTCTACGGCGTCGCGGTCGGCCGGCTGTTCTGTGGCGAATCGATGTTCAGCCGCGAAAGCGGCGGCTCCAAGCTGGCCTTGATCGCCCTGGCGCGGCTGCTGCGGGGCTGGGATTTTCCTCTGATCGATGCCCAGGTCACCAACCCGCATCTGCTGAGCATGGGCGCCGTGGAATACCCGCGCGCGCAGTTCTTGCGCGTGGTGGCGCAGCTCAACCACCTGCCTGGTCAGCCGGGTAACTGGTCGGAGTTTACGCCGCAGCTGTTGGCGCGCCTGTGCGACGAAGGTCTGGTCGCTGGCGATGCCATCTGA
- a CDS encoding HD domain-containing phosphohydrolase produces MTIKPQLRIALIYVIVSVLWIWLSDRLLVAVLHDRYLFYRVMVLKGSFFVVCTGVLIYWLVSRDMRRMDRVNQRLRDGHLQSLQVLVSAMDIRHKETSDHSERVMRMATGLARLAGIRGQALRNLRFGALLHDIGKLALPDSVLVKAGPLTPDEIAVMRTHTRIGHEMLRQIEFLRDATDIPFAHHERWDGAGYPQGLSGEMIPLAARVFSVVDVWDALSHPRVYKPAWPEDQVIDYLRNAAGSQLDPHLVKLFLAHYDELVLLGTNEVPELLSI; encoded by the coding sequence GTGACGATCAAGCCGCAACTGCGTATTGCGTTGATTTACGTCATCGTATCGGTGCTGTGGATCTGGCTATCCGATCGGTTGCTGGTGGCCGTCTTGCACGACCGGTACCTGTTTTATCGGGTCATGGTCCTCAAGGGCTCGTTCTTTGTCGTATGCACCGGCGTACTGATCTACTGGCTGGTTTCGCGCGATATGCGCCGTATGGATCGGGTCAACCAGCGACTGCGCGATGGCCATCTGCAGTCACTGCAGGTGCTGGTTTCGGCCATGGACATCCGGCACAAGGAAACCAGCGACCACTCCGAGCGCGTCATGCGCATGGCCACCGGGCTGGCGCGGCTTGCAGGGATACGCGGGCAGGCGCTGCGCAATCTTCGTTTCGGTGCCTTGTTGCACGACATAGGCAAGCTGGCCTTGCCCGATAGCGTATTGGTCAAGGCAGGCCCGCTCACCCCGGACGAAATCGCGGTGATGCGAACCCATACGCGCATCGGTCATGAGATGTTGCGGCAGATCGAGTTTCTGCGTGATGCCACCGATATCCCGTTCGCGCATCATGAACGCTGGGACGGTGCCGGTTATCCGCAAGGCTTGAGCGGGGAAATGATTCCGTTGGCAGCACGGGTCTTCAGTGTGGTGGACGTATGGGATGCACTCAGTCATCCGCGCGTGTACAAGCCCGCGTGGCCGGAAGACCAGGTCATCGACTATTTGCGTAATGCCGCCGGCAGTCAGCTCGATCCGCACCTGGTGAAACTGTTCCTTGCGCATTACGACGAACTGGTTTTGCTGGGCACCAACGAGGTGCCCGAGTTGCTCTCGATCTAG
- a CDS encoding methyltransferase domain-containing protein, whose product MTRVDDKEQAIVDVWHGNAAPWTRAVREQTIESRRLVTDEAIVRAVLAQAPRRVLDVGCGEGWLAHRLSKAGLQVTGVDTVPELLVAARMQGGDFRELSYADLAAGALPERFDAVICNFSLLGKASVDDLLKAMPTMLQPGGVLLIQTLHPLADSSALYLDGWRDGSWAGCGDGFGQAAPWYFRTLAGWQASFAAAGLYISALDEPLHPRTGRPASIVFILKAATQVSA is encoded by the coding sequence GTGACTCGCGTCGACGATAAAGAGCAAGCCATCGTCGACGTCTGGCACGGCAATGCCGCGCCCTGGACGCGTGCCGTTCGCGAACAGACCATCGAAAGTCGCAGGCTGGTAACCGACGAAGCCATCGTGCGTGCCGTGCTTGCCCAGGCGCCGCGTCGTGTACTCGACGTCGGTTGCGGCGAAGGCTGGCTGGCGCATCGCCTGAGCAAGGCCGGATTGCAGGTGACCGGCGTCGATACCGTGCCCGAGCTGCTCGTCGCGGCACGCATGCAGGGCGGCGATTTTCGAGAGCTTTCCTATGCGGATCTTGCCGCCGGCGCATTGCCTGAACGCTTCGACGCGGTGATCTGCAATTTTTCCTTGCTGGGCAAGGCGTCGGTCGACGATTTGCTCAAGGCCATGCCGACCATGCTGCAGCCGGGTGGCGTTTTGCTGATCCAGACCCTGCACCCCTTGGCCGACAGCAGTGCCCTCTACCTGGACGGTTGGCGCGATGGCTCCTGGGCAGGCTGTGGCGATGGCTTCGGTCAGGCCGCTCCCTGGTACTTCCGGACGCTGGCAGGGTGGCAGGCCAGTTTCGCCGCAGCGGGCCTGTATATCTCAGCGCTGGATGAGCCGCTGCACCCTCGTACGGGTCGTCCTGCCTCGATCGTGTTCATACTCAAGGCCGCCACTCAAGTTTCGGCGTGA
- the ispG gene encoding flavodoxin-dependent (E)-4-hydroxy-3-methylbut-2-enyl-diphosphate synthase, with protein sequence MSVIDQRSTLLAATAEPEPRRPSVGVQIGKVIVGGGAPIVVQSMTNTDTEDPASTAKQIAELARAGSELVRITVNTPAAAAAVPRIRERLEMMGVNVPIIGDFHYNGHQLLEAEPACAEALAKYRINPGNVGFGKKKDSQFAAIIEKAIQYGKPVRIGANWGSLDQSMVATLMDENALRAQPWDAAHVAREALIRSALDSAARAEEIGLARDRIILSCKVSGVQELIAVYRDLAARCNYALHLGLTEAGMGSKGITASSAALAVLMQEGIGDTIRISLTPEPGGARTGEVIVAQELLQTMGLRAFTPLVTACPGCGRTTSEFFQELAKTVQEHVREKMPEWRVKYDGVENLTLAVMGCVVNGPGESKHANIGISLPGNGEAPSAPVFIDGEKAMTLRGENIAAEFVGILDNYVASKYVARGA encoded by the coding sequence ATGAGCGTGATCGACCAGCGTTCCACCCTCTTGGCCGCCACGGCCGAACCCGAGCCGCGACGTCCCAGTGTCGGCGTCCAGATCGGCAAGGTCATCGTCGGTGGCGGTGCACCCATCGTGGTCCAGTCGATGACCAATACCGACACCGAGGACCCGGCCAGCACCGCCAAGCAGATTGCCGAGCTGGCGCGCGCGGGTTCCGAACTGGTGCGCATTACGGTCAACACGCCGGCCGCCGCCGCTGCCGTGCCGCGCATTCGCGAACGCCTGGAAATGATGGGCGTGAACGTGCCGATCATCGGCGACTTCCACTACAACGGCCACCAGCTGCTCGAAGCCGAGCCGGCGTGTGCCGAAGCACTGGCGAAGTACCGCATCAACCCGGGTAACGTCGGTTTCGGCAAGAAGAAAGACAGCCAGTTCGCCGCGATCATCGAAAAGGCGATCCAGTACGGCAAGCCCGTGCGCATCGGTGCCAACTGGGGTTCGCTCGACCAGAGCATGGTCGCGACCCTGATGGACGAGAACGCACTACGCGCCCAGCCCTGGGATGCGGCGCATGTCGCACGCGAAGCCCTGATCCGTTCGGCGCTCGACTCAGCGGCGCGTGCCGAAGAGATCGGGCTGGCGCGCGACCGCATCATCCTGTCGTGCAAGGTATCGGGCGTGCAGGAACTGATCGCGGTGTATCGCGATCTGGCCGCGCGTTGCAACTACGCCTTGCATCTGGGCCTGACCGAAGCGGGCATGGGCTCGAAAGGCATTACTGCCTCCAGCGCCGCACTTGCCGTGCTGATGCAGGAAGGCATTGGCGACACCATTCGTATTTCGTTGACGCCCGAACCGGGCGGGGCACGCACGGGCGAAGTCATCGTCGCGCAGGAACTACTGCAAACGATGGGCCTGCGTGCATTCACGCCCTTGGTCACCGCCTGCCCGGGCTGCGGCCGTACCACCAGCGAATTTTTCCAGGAGCTGGCCAAGACGGTGCAGGAGCACGTGCGCGAGAAAATGCCTGAGTGGCGCGTGAAATACGACGGCGTGGAAAACCTCACCCTCGCGGTGATGGGTTGCGTGGTCAACGGCCCGGGCGAATCCAAGCACGCCAATATCGGTATCTCGTTGCCGGGTAATGGCGAGGCTCCCTCGGCACCCGTGTTTATCGATGGCGAGAAGGCGATGACCTTGCGTGGCGAAAACATCGCCGCGGAATTCGTCGGTATCCTCGACAACTACGTTGCCAGCAAATACGTCGCACGCGGTGCCTGA
- a CDS encoding acetyl-CoA hydrolase/transferase C-terminal domain-containing protein has product MSITHRHTDTELCALDIMARLGSTLRIAAPLGLGKPHGLLNALYRLTANDASCSMRLYTALSLTRPRPAPGLEARFLQPFLDRHFGEDFEDPAYAVDQARNALPGNVAVHEFYMQSGALLHSSSAQRDYISQNYTHVARDLVEQEINLLVQLVARRETPEGPRYSLSCNPDLTLDFLARIKASGKPRPLCVAVVHPQLPYMGGDAEVPAEFFDIELTPSHSPRLFALPRAQVDVAEYALGLHASALIKDDGCLQIGIGTLSDALVKALMLRQQENVHWRRALVALDTSRVTHKLAARGGGLAPFVRGLYGASEMVMDGFMQLARVGIIKRRSWDTLALERASAEGRLDSHTPGGHYLRGAFFLGSRELYEWLHATEQSDPDAIDMCRVSNVNQLYGDHQALATLQRRGARFFNTCMMATLLGSAVSDGLDDGHVVSGVGGQYNFVAMAHELPEGRSILLLRSTRRVRGTVQSNIRWNYGHTTIPRHLRDIFVTEYGVADLRGKTDSECIEAMLAITDARFLDALCAEAKSNGKLAADFQIPEKWRRNTPENLREALDPLRRKGLLPEFPFGSDFTEVERQLLPALSWLKSSSDSLRGKWGLVRAAFRPGEFIPGEDEALQRMNLADPHGLGIKGRIERRLLVAALRRGERR; this is encoded by the coding sequence ATGTCGATCACCCATCGTCACACGGATACGGAACTCTGTGCGCTGGACATCATGGCGCGACTGGGCTCGACGCTGCGTATCGCCGCGCCCCTGGGACTGGGCAAGCCGCATGGGCTGCTGAACGCTCTGTATCGACTGACTGCCAATGACGCGTCCTGCTCGATGCGCTTGTACACGGCACTTTCACTGACCCGCCCCCGACCCGCGCCGGGTCTGGAAGCACGCTTCCTGCAACCGTTTCTCGATCGCCATTTCGGCGAGGATTTCGAAGATCCGGCCTACGCGGTCGACCAGGCGCGCAACGCCTTGCCCGGCAATGTTGCCGTGCACGAGTTCTATATGCAGTCCGGTGCGTTGTTGCATTCCAGTAGCGCCCAGCGCGACTACATCAGCCAGAACTACACCCATGTCGCACGCGACCTGGTCGAGCAGGAGATCAACCTGCTGGTGCAATTGGTTGCCCGCCGCGAGACGCCCGAAGGGCCGCGCTACAGCCTCTCGTGCAACCCGGACCTGACGCTGGATTTTCTCGCCCGCATCAAGGCCAGCGGCAAGCCCCGGCCCTTGTGTGTGGCGGTGGTGCATCCACAGTTGCCTTATATGGGCGGCGATGCCGAGGTGCCGGCGGAATTCTTCGATATCGAACTGACCCCGTCGCACTCACCGCGATTGTTCGCGTTGCCACGCGCGCAGGTGGATGTCGCCGAATACGCGCTTGGCCTGCATGCCAGTGCCTTGATCAAGGACGACGGCTGCCTGCAGATCGGTATCGGCACCTTGTCCGATGCGCTGGTCAAGGCGCTGATGTTGCGCCAACAAGAGAATGTGCACTGGCGTCGCGCGCTGGTTGCACTGGATACATCACGCGTCACGCACAAGCTGGCCGCGCGCGGCGGTGGCCTGGCGCCATTCGTGCGAGGCCTGTACGGCGCGAGCGAGATGGTGATGGATGGCTTCATGCAGCTGGCGCGCGTGGGCATTATCAAGCGTCGCTCCTGGGACACGCTGGCACTGGAACGCGCCTCGGCCGAAGGGCGCCTGGATTCGCACACGCCGGGCGGGCATTACCTGCGCGGTGCTTTTTTTCTCGGTTCGCGCGAACTGTACGAGTGGCTGCATGCGACCGAGCAAAGCGATCCGGATGCGATCGACATGTGCCGCGTCTCCAACGTCAACCAGTTGTACGGCGATCATCAGGCGCTGGCCACGCTGCAGCGGCGCGGCGCGCGTTTCTTCAATACCTGCATGATGGCCACCTTGCTCGGTTCGGCGGTGTCGGACGGACTCGATGACGGCCATGTCGTCAGCGGCGTCGGCGGGCAGTACAACTTTGTTGCGATGGCGCACGAGCTGCCGGAAGGGCGTTCGATCCTGTTGCTACGTTCGACCCGCCGCGTGCGTGGCACGGTGCAGTCCAATATCCGCTGGAACTACGGCCACACCACGATCCCGCGTCATCTGCGCGATATCTTCGTCACCGAATACGGCGTGGCCGACTTGCGCGGCAAGACCGACAGCGAATGCATCGAAGCGATGCTTGCGATCACCGACGCGCGTTTTCTCGATGCGCTTTGTGCGGAGGCCAAATCCAACGGCAAGCTCGCGGCCGACTTTCAGATTCCGGAAAAATGGCGTCGCAACACGCCGGAAAATCTGCGCGAGGCGTTGGATCCTTTGCGGCGTAAGGGCCTGTTACCGGAGTTTCCGTTCGGTTCCGATTTCACCGAAGTGGAGCGGCAATTGCTTCCTGCCTTGTCCTGGTTGAAATCGTCCAGCGACAGTTTGCGTGGCAAGTGGGGTCTGGTGCGTGCCGCGTTCCGGCCGGGCGAGTTCATACCCGGCGAAGATGAAGCGCTGCAACGGATGAATCTGGCCGACCCGCATGGGTTGGGTATCAAGGGGCGTATCGAGCGACGGCTGCTGGTGGCTGCCTTGCGTAGGGGCGAGCGGCGATAA
- a CDS encoding phospholipase D-like domain-containing protein — MSAQIPASPNQSLSSQRLLAEQALSRAAGAPLLGGNAIELLIDGAAHYEAWLAAIRGARERVLLENYIIRDDEVGRAFLDALVERARQGVLVAVVCDWMGCLGQSRARFWEPLRAAGGQVRVFNPPKLGEPLGWISRDHRKLLVVDGRIGSLSGVCISAKWLGDAKRGIEPWRDTGVMLRGPAVAELEQAFAQSWSSMGSPLPSFLPGLVEEAGSVELRVIATQPATAGMYRLDQQIAAMARKSLWLTDAYFVGVAPYVQALAAAAQDGVDVRLLVPGSSDIPLVAGMSRSGYRPLLKAGIRVFEWNGSMLHAKTAVADARWGRVGSSNLNVASWLNNREIDVAVEDAGFATQLAEQYERDLGNATEIVLLPRRRRTAAESIRRSQPRPRRRPGERSGSSSRAAAGALRLANSVGAALSNRRVLGDTETGPLLLGTVILAVIAVVAILWPAAIGWPVGLFAAWFALNLGIRTWRMRRRHRRRLQEAEDQPSAS; from the coding sequence ATGTCAGCTCAGATTCCTGCGTCACCAAACCAGTCTCTTTCAAGCCAACGCCTGCTGGCCGAGCAAGCCCTCAGCCGGGCGGCCGGTGCGCCACTGCTGGGCGGCAATGCGATCGAACTGTTGATCGATGGCGCCGCGCATTACGAAGCGTGGCTGGCTGCCATCCGTGGCGCACGCGAACGGGTGCTGCTGGAGAACTACATCATTCGTGACGACGAGGTCGGCCGCGCCTTCCTCGACGCACTGGTCGAGCGCGCACGGCAAGGCGTGCTGGTGGCGGTGGTGTGCGACTGGATGGGATGCCTGGGTCAGTCGCGTGCCCGGTTCTGGGAACCGTTGCGCGCGGCGGGCGGCCAGGTCCGTGTGTTCAACCCGCCGAAGCTCGGCGAACCGCTCGGCTGGATCAGCCGCGACCACCGTAAGTTATTGGTGGTCGACGGGCGTATCGGCTCGCTGTCGGGCGTGTGCATCAGCGCCAAATGGTTGGGCGATGCCAAGCGTGGCATCGAACCCTGGCGCGACACCGGCGTGATGTTGCGCGGCCCGGCCGTGGCCGAGCTGGAGCAGGCGTTTGCGCAAAGCTGGAGCAGCATGGGCTCACCGCTGCCAAGCTTCCTGCCTGGCCTGGTTGAAGAAGCAGGCAGCGTCGAACTGCGTGTCATCGCCACGCAACCTGCTACCGCCGGCATGTATCGCCTGGACCAGCAAATAGCGGCCATGGCGCGCAAGTCGTTATGGCTGACCGATGCGTATTTCGTCGGCGTCGCACCCTATGTGCAAGCCCTGGCCGCGGCGGCGCAGGACGGCGTGGACGTCCGCCTGCTGGTGCCGGGCAGCAGCGATATTCCGTTGGTGGCCGGCATGTCGCGTTCCGGTTACCGCCCCTTGTTGAAAGCCGGCATCCGCGTCTTCGAATGGAACGGCTCGATGCTGCATGCCAAGACCGCGGTGGCCGATGCCCGTTGGGGACGGGTCGGCTCATCCAATCTCAATGTCGCCAGCTGGTTGAACAATCGCGAGATCGATGTCGCGGTGGAAGACGCCGGCTTTGCCACACAACTGGCCGAGCAATACGAACGGGATCTGGGCAATGCCACCGAGATCGTGCTCTTGCCACGGCGTCGGCGCACGGCGGCCGAAAGCATCCGTCGCAGTCAGCCGCGCCCACGGCGACGGCCCGGTGAGCGTAGTGGCAGTTCGAGTCGCGCGGCCGCCGGTGCATTGCGGCTGGCCAACAGTGTCGGTGCGGCCTTGAGCAACCGCAGGGTACTGGGCGATACGGAGACCGGCCCCCTGCTGTTGGGCACGGTGATACTGGCGGTCATCGCGGTCGTGGCGATCCTTTGGCCGGCCGCGATCGGCTGGCCGGTCGGCCTCTTCGCTGCCTGGTTCGCGCTCAACCTGGGTATCCGTACCTGGCGGATGCGTCGGCGACACCGACGGCGCCTGCAGGAAGCCGAAGATCAGCCCAGCGCCTCCTGA
- the xseA gene encoding exodeoxyribonuclease VII large subunit translates to MHSPDDFNDQGGAPPRQILTPSSLNRLVRGLLEDALPLVWIEGELSNVARPASGHIYFTLKDSDAQVRCAMFRPKTTRLTFKPVDGMHVLLRARVGLYEPRGEFQLVAEQMEPAGEGALRREFERLKTQLGAEGLFDQEHKQPLPHYARRIGVITSATGAAIRDVLSVLSRRWPLVDVEVLPVPVQGREAPPAITAMLRKASRSGRYDVLLLTRGGGSLEDLWAFNDENVARAIYASDVPVVSAVGHEVDFSIADFVADLRAPTPSAAAELLVPDRAASLRHLRQLQQRLGSLQQRRLHTLSQRSDHLYARLQAQRPQARLARDHERLKHLLRRLHAVQRERSQQRQRRLERLHARLLARHPRQQLPLLQRRLAEQDLRLRRAIVRILERRRQALDQAGRTMHAVSPLATLDRGYSILFDAQGHVLRSAAGVEPATEVRARLADGELNLRVVDDLTSTERD, encoded by the coding sequence ATGCACAGCCCCGACGACTTCAACGACCAAGGCGGCGCCCCGCCACGGCAGATCCTCACCCCCAGCTCGCTGAACCGGCTGGTGCGCGGCCTGCTGGAAGATGCGCTGCCACTGGTGTGGATCGAGGGCGAGCTGTCGAATGTGGCGCGACCGGCTTCCGGGCATATCTATTTCACGCTCAAGGACAGCGACGCGCAGGTACGTTGCGCGATGTTCCGTCCCAAGACCACGCGGCTCACCTTCAAGCCGGTCGATGGCATGCATGTGCTGTTGCGTGCACGTGTCGGCTTGTACGAGCCCCGCGGCGAATTTCAGCTGGTCGCCGAACAGATGGAACCGGCCGGCGAAGGCGCACTGCGCCGGGAGTTCGAACGGCTCAAGACACAGCTCGGCGCCGAAGGCCTGTTCGACCAGGAACACAAGCAACCCCTGCCCCACTATGCGCGCCGGATCGGCGTGATCACCTCGGCGACCGGCGCGGCCATTCGCGATGTACTGAGCGTGCTGTCGCGTCGCTGGCCGCTGGTCGACGTGGAGGTGTTGCCTGTGCCTGTACAGGGACGCGAAGCACCGCCGGCAATTACCGCAATGTTGCGCAAGGCCTCCCGCAGCGGCCGTTACGACGTGCTGCTGTTGACCCGCGGCGGCGGATCGCTCGAAGACCTCTGGGCCTTCAACGACGAAAACGTCGCGCGAGCGATTTATGCCAGTGACGTACCTGTGGTTTCGGCGGTCGGGCACGAAGTGGATTTCTCGATCGCCGATTTCGTCGCCGACCTGCGCGCACCGACACCTTCGGCCGCCGCCGAACTGCTGGTACCCGATCGCGCGGCCAGCCTGCGTCATCTGCGCCAACTGCAGCAGCGCTTAGGTTCGCTGCAACAACGCCGGCTGCATACGCTGAGCCAGCGCAGCGATCATCTGTATGCGCGCCTGCAGGCACAGCGTCCGCAGGCGCGCCTGGCGCGCGACCACGAGCGGCTGAAGCATCTCTTGCGCCGCCTGCATGCGGTGCAACGCGAGCGCAGCCAGCAGCGACAGCGTCGGCTGGAACGCCTGCATGCCCGGTTGCTGGCTCGCCATCCGCGCCAGCAATTGCCCCTGCTGCAGCGACGGCTGGCCGAGCAGGACTTGCGCCTGCGTCGCGCCATCGTGCGCATCCTGGAACGCCGTCGCCAGGCACTCGACCAGGCCGGCCGGACGATGCATGCGGTCAGCCCCCTGGCGACACTCGACCGCGGTTATTCGATCCTGTTTGACGCGCAAGGACATGTATTGCGTTCGGCGGCGGGCGTCGAACCCGCGACCGAGGTACGTGCACGGCTGGCCGATGGTGAACTGAATCTGCGCGTGGTGGACGATCTCACATCGACTGAACGCGACTGA